A window of Lusitaniella coriacea LEGE 07157 contains these coding sequences:
- the hemJ gene encoding protoporphyrinogen oxidase HemJ: MAYLWFKAFHLIGVVVWFAGLFYLVRLFVYHAEASEKPEPAQSILKEQYEIMEKRLYHIITTPGMIVTVAMAIALISTEPEILKSGWLHIKLGFVLLLIGYHHYCKRLMKKLAAGECQWTGQQFRALNEAPTVLLVAIVLLAVFKGSLPFNLTTFGILGMIVAMAAAIQLYAKKRRRDREKMEQASGQGEVLSGAQ; encoded by the coding sequence ATGGCTTATTTGTGGTTTAAAGCTTTTCACTTGATTGGGGTTGTGGTGTGGTTTGCGGGGTTATTCTACTTGGTTCGTCTCTTTGTTTACCATGCAGAAGCCTCGGAAAAACCCGAACCCGCTCAATCCATTCTCAAAGAACAGTACGAGATTATGGAGAAACGCCTCTACCACATCATTACTACGCCAGGGATGATCGTAACGGTGGCGATGGCGATTGCTTTAATTTCTACCGAACCAGAAATTCTGAAGTCGGGATGGTTGCATATTAAGCTGGGATTTGTGTTGCTGTTGATTGGCTACCATCACTATTGCAAGCGGTTGATGAAGAAGTTAGCGGCTGGGGAATGTCAGTGGACGGGTCAGCAGTTTCGGGCTTTAAATGAAGCGCCGACGGTGCTTTTGGTCGCAATTGTTTTGTTGGCGGTGTTTAAAGGAAGTTTGCCCTTTAATTTAACGACATTTGGGATTTTGGGAATGATTGTGGCGATGGCTGCTGCGATTCAACTATATGCGAAGAAGCGGCGGCGCGATCGCGAAAAAATGGAACAGGCTTCTGGACAAGGGGAAGTTCTCTCAGGCGCTCAGTAA